One stretch of Oncorhynchus clarkii lewisi isolate Uvic-CL-2024 chromosome 3, UVic_Ocla_1.0, whole genome shotgun sequence DNA includes these proteins:
- the LOC139405718 gene encoding protein S100-A1-like, with translation MSNPTKTDNVSTLETAMQLMIQTFHKYSGDEGDKYTLSRAELKVMLSAELGNYLGNAQDKEAVDKVMGDLDANNDGEVDFTEFVILVGALTVACNDFFLEYNDKGEKK, from the exons ATGTCTAACCCTACCAAAACAGATAATGTGTCCACCTTGGAGACTGCCATGCAGCTGATGATCCAGACCTTCCATAAGTATTCTGGAGACGAGGGCGACAAATACAccctgagcagagcagagctcaAAGTGATGCTCTCTGCAGAGCTGGGCAACTACCTGGGG AATGCCCAGGACAAGGAAGCAGTGGACAAGGTGATGGGGGACCTGGATGCCAACAATGATGGAGAGGTGGACTTCACTGAGTTTGTTATCCTGGTGGGGGCGCTCACCGTCGCCTGCAACGACTTCTTCCTGGAGTACAACGACAAGGGGGAGAAGAagtga
- the LOC139388077 gene encoding protein S100-A16-like: MESAIQTVVEVYLKSAKGKGSLGDKDFQGLVNKQLGNVMTGTESSSAVKEMRKGLDENKDGKVSFQEYMTLIGYVANTLSEQRTAANNTPAS; this comes from the exons ATGGAGTCGGCCATCCAGACAGTGGTAGAAGTGTATCTGAAGTCTGCCAAAGGGAAGGGCAGTCTCGGAGATAAGGACTTCCAGGGCCTTGTCAATAAACAGCTCGGCAACGTCATGACT GGAACAGAGAGTTCCTCTGCAGTGAAGGAGATGCGTAAGGGATTGGACGAGAACAAAGATGGGAAGGTCAGCTTCCAGGAATACATGACTCTGATTGGCTACGTGGCAAACACCCTCAGCGAGCAGAGGACTGCAGCCAACAACACACCTGCCTCATAG